The region GGGTCCATACGGCTTCTATTATTTGACGAATGGGCCGTCCGCCTTCGATGCAGACGCGATGTGGGGCTTGGTTTAGTTGAGCGAGACATTCGGGGGCGCTGCCCTGAAGCACTTCGACGTTGTTGACGGCAAAGCGATCGCAATTCGTCTGAATCAGATTGACGACATCTTCGTCGCGTTCGATGGCGACAATCTGGCCCTGAGGACACAGGAGACCCGATTCAACGGGAATGGTTCCGGTTCCAGCGCCCACATCCCAAAGAATTGTGTCTGGCTCTAAACGAAGCTGAGAAATAATTAGCAGTCGGGTTTCCCGCTTGGTCATCGGGATTCCAGGGAGCCGTTCAAAGAGTTCATCTGGAACGCCAGGACTGACGTAGGGCCAAACAGAGGAGGGCATGAAGGATTGAGTCATGAGTCGGTTTGTCTCAGTCTACAGTTGCACAACCCGGAGCGTTTGCAGTTCGGGATCCGTACATCCTGTAATATTCCCCCCTGCGGCCTTAATCTGACGCAGGTAGTCTAAGTCGGTCTCCATAATTGTGCTGCCGGGATAGAGGACCGGAATGCCGGGGGGATAGGGACAAACCAGTTCGGCACTGATTCGATCGGCTGCTTCTGTCCAAGGAACAGTTTCTTGGGCAGAAAAGGCTGCTGCCCTCGGTGAAATCTGAGGCATTGAGATTATCGCTCGTTCCCAAATAGATGGAGCGGGCTGTTCAGCGCCTCCCGGCTTCTGCGCAATTTTCTTGAGTGCCTGCACCAGCTGATTAAGATCGGTCTGTGTTGTTCCCAAACTAGGAATGAAGGTGAGGTGAGAGGGGGTCGGAAGTTCCGCCGTGACGGCTAGCTGCTCATGGAGAATCTGGTCAACCCGTAAACCATTGAGACCTAGGGGACTGACGCCAACTGTTAACCGGGTGGTGTCTAGGGTGGCAAAGCCTGCCGTAGATGAGGAGGGGCTGAGAATCGAGAGTCCGCTAATCTGCTGGAGCTGTTGGCGGGTCGCGTCAACCCTCTGGAGCAACTGTCCCATAATTTGATTGCCCTGCAGCACCATCTGCTGACGGGCCGCATCAAGAGAGGCCAGCAGGAGGTAGCTGGGGCTTGTGGATTGCACCCACTGCAGGGACTGGTTGATTCGCTGGGAGGAAATACGAGCGCCCTGCGTATGCAGCATCGCCGCCTGAGTCATCGCTCCCAGAACTTTGTGGGTTGATTGAACAACCAGATCTGCGCCTAGCGATAGTGCCGATGGCGGCAGGTCAGAATGAAAGGCAAAGTGAGGACCGTGGGCTTCATCAATCAGTAACGGAATGCCGTGGTTGTGAGTGAGGGTTGCGATCGCATCCACTTCACCACAGACTCCCTCATAGGTCGGAGAGGTGATCATCACCGCCTTGGCCCGTGGATAACGCTCTAAAGCCTGCCGCACTCTAGCAGGGGAAACACAGTAAGCGAGTCCGGTCTCCACCTCAGGCTCCACAAAAATTGGCATGGCTCCCGAAAGAATCAGGCCCGAGATCGCAGAGCGATGACAGTTCCGAGGCAAGATAAGCTGATCGCCTGGATTGCAAACGGCCAGAATTGCCGCCGTTACACCACAGGTAGATCCGTTGGTGAGGAACCAAGTTTGATCAGCACCAAAAGCTCCTGCCGCTAGAGCTTGGGCTTCAGCGATCACTCCGTCAGGTGCAAACAGATCATCCAGCTCGGGTAGCTCAGGTAAATCAGCTTGCAAGACAGCACGACCAAAGACCTGCAGTAACGCTTGAGGGCTTCCCCGACCTCGCTTATGACCGGGCGTATAAAATCCAGCATGGTCACGGCGACTAGAACTCTGAAGCGCCTGCAGCAAAGGAGTGCAACTTTGATCCATTGAACTCATAGCAATGACTTTCTTTAAATAGTTTGACGGGTTTAATCTCCGACTCCAATGATGAGTCAGAGATCAGCGGACATTTCAAGCTTGACGGGCTATTTTGGAGTGAAATTATGCAAGAGAAATCGCAGGGAATCAGATCCCAAATTAAAAAAACACCTTGAAACATCACAAAAGCCTATTCGAGAATCATTAAGGGATTGTATTTTTCCTGATAGTGGCTCTTGAGAATGTCATAAACTAACACCACTAAAGTTGCTTACCTGAAAAAAGTAGTGAGGGAAAAGAGTATGGGGCGTTGGGTCATATTACTTGTCAATCGGTTTCCCTTCGTGGCATGTCTTTTAGCAAGTACTGCTGTGGCAGATGTGGCTTTGGCAAAGAATACTGAAAGTACCGCAGCCATCTCTTCAACAACGAATCGCATTGGAAACGTTCAAGACACTGAACAAAATAACCTGACAAACTCTCCCTTCTACCTCTCAGCGGGGACAATGTGTAACGGTGACTCCATTGTGGAGCTTTCGTTTAGAAATCCGTCGAAGGAAAACAATCAAAATCGGCGAGATATACCTGCCGGAACGATCTATCGTTTCGCGGGCGTTGCCCCTGGCATTGATGCTTTGGTTACTGTTGAAAGCTTAAACAATGGGGCCACACTGGGTGCCATCGACAATCCCAATACAGGCTCAGTGGATGCCCTACAGCCTAGTCTCACGCCTTCCAGACGAGGCGGCGACTCAAGTGTGGACTTGAACATTAGATTTGTCGAGGCAGGGACTAACACACCCACAATCATCAAAGCCTTCAACGCTTCGGGGGTGGACATTGACGGAGATAGCCGCAGTCTGAGGGAGTACATCGAACTGGATGGATTCTCTAGCTATACCCTCGAAAATCCGACGACCCTGACACCGGCAATTAGCCCTCCAACCGGGCGTTTTGAGTCGAACACAACAAAGACTCAACCCGGTATCAGCACTGATGCAACGCAGACATTGGTCACGGCCTCGTACCAAGACGTCAGCAGTTTCCGCTACCGCATTGGAGCATTGAATCCGCGCAATAGCCGAAGTGGAGATCGACTCAACTCTTTATCTTTTAGTTGCCTCCCGTTTAAGGAACCAGAAACCGAGGCGGGACCAGCCCCCGCACCAGCTAACAATCCACCTGATGCCGTAGATGACACCAACACAACGGCTATCGATACCCCCGTAAGCGGTAGTGTTCTAGATGGCAGTAATGGTGGACTTGATAGTGATCCTGACGATGATGAACTAACGGTTACTGAGAATACTGATCCTTCTAACGGAACCGTCGCTGTCAGTCCTGATGGTGCCTACACCTACACACCTAATGCTGGATATAGTGGCACTGATAGCTTTACCTATACTATCTCTGACGGCAAAGGTGGTACTGATACAGCCACCGTTACGATAACCATTCCAGAACCAGAACCTACGGCAGAGAATAATCCACCCGATGCCGTAGATGACACCAACACAACTCAGGTAGACACCCCTGTCAGCGGTAGTGTCTTAGATGGCAGCAGCGGTGGGACCGATACGGATCCTGATGACGATGAACTAACCGTTACTGGAAATACTGATCCTTCTAACGGAACCGTCGCTGTCAGTCCTGATGGTGCCTACACCTACACACCTAATGCTGGATATAGTGGCACTGATAGCTTTACCTACACCATCTCGGACGGTAAGGGCGGTACCGATACCGCCACCGTCAACATCACTGTTGAACCAGAGGCAAAGCCAGAAAACGAACCAGAACCAGGAACAGAGAATAATCCGCCTGATGCAGTGGATGACATCAACACCACGCCCCTAGATACGCCTGTCAAGGGTGATGTCCTAGACGGTAGTAATGGTGGATTAGATAGCGATCCTGATGATGATGAACTGACCGTTACTGGAAATACTGATCCTGCCAACGGCACTGTCACCGTCGAGCCGGATGGCACCTATACCTATACTCCCAACTCTGGGTTCAGCGGCAGCGATAGTTTCACTTACACCATCTCTGATGGTAAAGATGGTACTGATACGGCAACGGTCAACATCACTGTTGAACCAGAGACGACGACAGAAACTGATCCAGAGCCAGGAGCGGAGAATAATCCGCCCGATGCTGTGGATGACGCCAACACCACGCCGTTGGATACGCCTGTTAGCGGTAGCGCTTTAGACGGCAGCAATGGTGGACTAGATATTGATCCGGATGATGACGACCTAACCGTTACTGAAAATACCGAACCCGCTAACGGAACCGTCACTGTTGAGCCAGATGGCACCTATACTTACACTCCTAATCCTGGGTTCAGCGGTACTGATAGCTTTACGTACACTATTTCTGATGGCAAAGGCGGTACTGATACTGCCACAGTCAATATTACGGTTGAGCCTGGTTCAATGCCTGCTACAACGGAAGAACCTGAGCGTTCCTCTTTGGCCGGAAAAATCGTGATCAATGAGGTTTTGTATAAGCAAACGGTGCCGGGGAACATTGGGGCCGATAAGAATGATGAATTCATTGAGCTATACAATGCATCCGACGAGCCAATTGATATTGGCGGGCTGCAGTTGCTTGATGGAAATGCGATCTCAAATGACACAGACGGCAACGGCAGCATCACAGGCCGAGCTACCCCCTATACCTTCCCTAAAGGAACTATCTTGCAGCCTGGCGAATACGCCGTCGTTTGGATTGGTGACGAGAAGGATGCTGCTGGCAACCCCATTGCAGCTCATCAAGCACCCGACGCTGCCTTTCAAACTTGGCTGGGTCAACGTCCTAAACTCAATAACGCAGGGGATGATGTCTGGCTCTATGATGATGAGCTGAACATTGTCGATTACGTCGCCTTTGGAGAAAACAAAGGCAGTAGTAAAGGCATAAATACACCGCCACCCGCCTCCCTTAATCTATGGGACGATACCCATCAAACTTCATTGGGAGGTGTTCCTAATGGCCAGTCCATCAGTTTGACCGCAAACGGTTCAGATTCTGATACAAGTGCCTGCTGGGAAGCCACAACCAGCGGCGACGCAAGCGAGCGCTGTCCTGGATACCTAGATACGGTTGACTCAGATTCAGTAGGCAATCGCCTAACCAGTGTTGCTGGCAATAACAACACTGCACCGACTGACCCAGATCCAGACCCTCAACCGGATCCAGATCCTCAGCCAGATCCAGATCCAGATCCCCAACCAGACCCAGACCCTCAACCAGATCCAGATCCAGACCCTCAACCAGACCCAGATCCAGACCCTCAACCAGACCCAGACCCAGACCCAGACCCAGACCCAGACCCAGACCCCGATCCGGACCCAGACCCTCAGCCAGATCCGGATCCTCAGTCAGACCCTGATCCAGACCCTCAGCCTGGTCCTGGAACTATTCGGGTGCCGGTTCCAACACCGACGCCAACGATACCTGGATCGCCAACACCGACTCCCGGTTCAACTCCAGCGCCCGCTCCTGTTCCCACAACTCCACCGCCAGCCTCGGCTCCACCTGCTCCAGCTCCTGCAGAACCTACTCCAGAGGCTCCTAGCTCACGGCCCTCCACCAGAACAACACCGCCCACGATCTTGGTTCCAGGAGCTGGATCTGCGCCAGGATCTACGCCTGTACCAACGACGCCATCTACTCCAGGAACTACGCCGGTGCCAGGATCTTCACCCGCACCCGCAGCTCCTGCCCCTGCTGCTCCTAAGCCCGTTGAATCTGGCCCTGTTTCTGAACCACCAGAAGATCCTCAGCCTTTGGATCAAAGTGATTCTCTGCTTGAACCAACAGCCTCCCCGGAACCGACTCCTCCGCCTGTTCCAGCCTTATGGTAGGAGGCACCGTCAACCCCCGTTGCTAGCCTCGGCTAGAGAGAGCCAATAAGGTCAGCGATCCTTTGCGTATTTCTGCAGGCTGGCAACGCGCAAAGGATCGCGCTAGTGTTTTTAAGGATTGCCAAAGCAATCGGATGTACAAACGGGAGCCATAATCACAAACAATGTTAAGAGCCGGTATTGTCGGACTGCCAAATGTGGGCAAGTCTACGTTGTTCAATGCTTTGGTTGCCAATGCTAAGGCAGAGGCCGCGAATTTTCCTTTTTGTACGATTGAGCCTAATGTTGGCGTCGTAACGGTGCCGGATGAACGCCTTCAAGTACTGTCAGATATTGCAACCTCAAAAGAGATTGTGCCCACCCGAGTGGAGTTTGTTGATATCGCGGGGCTAGTGGCAGGGGCCAGTCAAGGAGAGGGACTCGGCAATAAGTTCCTAGCCAATATTCGTGAAGTAGATGCGATCGCACATGTGGTGCGCTGCTTCGACGACGATGACATTATCCATGTCTCAGGCTCGGTGGATCCCGCGCGAGATATTGAAGTGATCAATCTAGAGCTAACGCTCTCCGATCTGGGACAGGTAGAGCGCCGAATGGAACGCGCTCGCAAGGCTGCCCGCAGCAGCAAGGAAGGCCAGTTTGAGATGACAGTCTTAGAGAAGCTGCGCGAAGCACTCGATGCGGGGAAAAGCGCCCGACAGGTTGATCTGAGTCCAGAAGAAGTTCAGGTGATTCAAGGGCTGGGACTCTTGACGCAGAAGCCGATCATCTATGCCGCTAATGTCTCAGAAGAAGATTTAGCTTCGGGGAATGCTTGGGTTGAAGAGGTCCGTAAGATTGCAGCAGAGGAACAGGCACAAGTGGCTGTTGTCTCCGCTCAGGTGGAGTCAGAGCTGGTGGAGCTACCCGAAGAGGAACGCGGGGATTACTTAGAGTCTCTGGGTGTTGAAGAAGGCGGGCTGCGAACGCTCATTCGCGCCACCTACGAACTATTGGGACTGAGAACCTTTTTCACCTCAGGCCCACAAGAAACCCGTGCTTGGACCATCCGAGCGGGTGACAAGGCACCTCAAGCTGCTGGAGAGATCCACACCGATTTTGAGCGTGGTTTCATTCGGGCTGAAACGGTTGCCTACGATGATCTGGTGAGCACGGGTTCAATGGGTGCCGCGAAGGAGAAAGGACTCATTCGCAGTGAAGGGAAGGAGTACGTTGTCAAA is a window of Acaryochloris thomasi RCC1774 DNA encoding:
- the cbiT gene encoding precorrin-6Y C5,15-methyltransferase subunit CbiT; this encodes MPSSVWPYVSPGVPDELFERLPGIPMTKRETRLLIISQLRLEPDTILWDVGAGTGTIPVESGLLCPQGQIVAIERDEDVVNLIQTNCDRFAVNNVEVLQGSAPECLAQLNQAPHRVCIEGGRPIRQIIEAVWTHLQPQGRVVATAASLENLYTISEIFAELQACNVEVVQSVINRLETRGRHQIFAAVDPIFILSGEKRS
- a CDS encoding aminotransferase class I/II-fold pyridoxal phosphate-dependent enzyme, whose protein sequence is MDQSCTPLLQALQSSSRRDHAGFYTPGHKRGRGSPQALLQVFGRAVLQADLPELPELDDLFAPDGVIAEAQALAAGAFGADQTWFLTNGSTCGVTAAILAVCNPGDQLILPRNCHRSAISGLILSGAMPIFVEPEVETGLAYCVSPARVRQALERYPRAKAVMITSPTYEGVCGEVDAIATLTHNHGIPLLIDEAHGPHFAFHSDLPPSALSLGADLVVQSTHKVLGAMTQAAMLHTQGARISSQRINQSLQWVQSTSPSYLLLASLDAARQQMVLQGNQIMGQLLQRVDATRQQLQQISGLSILSPSSSTAGFATLDTTRLTVGVSPLGLNGLRVDQILHEQLAVTAELPTPSHLTFIPSLGTTQTDLNQLVQALKKIAQKPGGAEQPAPSIWERAIISMPQISPRAAAFSAQETVPWTEAADRISAELVCPYPPGIPVLYPGSTIMETDLDYLRQIKAAGGNITGCTDPELQTLRVVQL
- the ychF gene encoding redox-regulated ATPase YchF — translated: MLRAGIVGLPNVGKSTLFNALVANAKAEAANFPFCTIEPNVGVVTVPDERLQVLSDIATSKEIVPTRVEFVDIAGLVAGASQGEGLGNKFLANIREVDAIAHVVRCFDDDDIIHVSGSVDPARDIEVINLELTLSDLGQVERRMERARKAARSSKEGQFEMTVLEKLREALDAGKSARQVDLSPEEVQVIQGLGLLTQKPIIYAANVSEEDLASGNAWVEEVRKIAAEEQAQVAVVSAQVESELVELPEEERGDYLESLGVEEGGLRTLIRATYELLGLRTFFTSGPQETRAWTIRAGDKAPQAAGEIHTDFERGFIRAETVAYDDLVSTGSMGAAKEKGLIRSEGKEYVVKEGDVLLFRFNV
- a CDS encoding Ig-like domain-containing protein translates to MGRWVILLVNRFPFVACLLASTAVADVALAKNTESTAAISSTTNRIGNVQDTEQNNLTNSPFYLSAGTMCNGDSIVELSFRNPSKENNQNRRDIPAGTIYRFAGVAPGIDALVTVESLNNGATLGAIDNPNTGSVDALQPSLTPSRRGGDSSVDLNIRFVEAGTNTPTIIKAFNASGVDIDGDSRSLREYIELDGFSSYTLENPTTLTPAISPPTGRFESNTTKTQPGISTDATQTLVTASYQDVSSFRYRIGALNPRNSRSGDRLNSLSFSCLPFKEPETEAGPAPAPANNPPDAVDDTNTTAIDTPVSGSVLDGSNGGLDSDPDDDELTVTENTDPSNGTVAVSPDGAYTYTPNAGYSGTDSFTYTISDGKGGTDTATVTITIPEPEPTAENNPPDAVDDTNTTQVDTPVSGSVLDGSSGGTDTDPDDDELTVTGNTDPSNGTVAVSPDGAYTYTPNAGYSGTDSFTYTISDGKGGTDTATVNITVEPEAKPENEPEPGTENNPPDAVDDINTTPLDTPVKGDVLDGSNGGLDSDPDDDELTVTGNTDPANGTVTVEPDGTYTYTPNSGFSGSDSFTYTISDGKDGTDTATVNITVEPETTTETDPEPGAENNPPDAVDDANTTPLDTPVSGSALDGSNGGLDIDPDDDDLTVTENTEPANGTVTVEPDGTYTYTPNPGFSGTDSFTYTISDGKGGTDTATVNITVEPGSMPATTEEPERSSLAGKIVINEVLYKQTVPGNIGADKNDEFIELYNASDEPIDIGGLQLLDGNAISNDTDGNGSITGRATPYTFPKGTILQPGEYAVVWIGDEKDAAGNPIAAHQAPDAAFQTWLGQRPKLNNAGDDVWLYDDELNIVDYVAFGENKGSSKGINTPPPASLNLWDDTHQTSLGGVPNGQSISLTANGSDSDTSACWEATTSGDASERCPGYLDTVDSDSVGNRLTSVAGNNNTAPTDPDPDPQPDPDPQPDPDPDPQPDPDPQPDPDPDPQPDPDPDPQPDPDPDPDPDPDPDPDPDPDPQPDPDPQSDPDPDPQPGPGTIRVPVPTPTPTIPGSPTPTPGSTPAPAPVPTTPPPASAPPAPAPAEPTPEAPSSRPSTRTTPPTILVPGAGSAPGSTPVPTTPSTPGTTPVPGSSPAPAAPAPAAPKPVESGPVSEPPEDPQPLDQSDSLLEPTASPEPTPPPVPALW